A genomic region of Lytechinus pictus isolate F3 Inbred chromosome 2, Lp3.0, whole genome shotgun sequence contains the following coding sequences:
- the LOC135156605 gene encoding uncharacterized protein LOC135156605 — MSSLFSIRLPFELSFFQDAPASQDVPSQLTAKTTSHPPIIQESTTTIQHQQRTLNSSNNPQQHRILPGNTTHQQHRILPANPHHITNNNEDPIIQAKRAVLQHRHHDHLALTKSSQDNCTNARKGSRDGIGMGVSTGVGMVEDGDGHSTREEFHNLLISMYKSERSSGTDNGPIVSKSTTPISPTAITTNTTNAITTGFQESPRPATSTGMVPDVEQMKRMMVKQKAREMAESAQRALVRDREVENLKQELEAIKKTLEISREDRLIEVRILQYEVDWFLYKVEGGGKGNDCEGGEKRPALSMRTKLHSVL, encoded by the exons ATGAGTTCTTTGTTCAGCATCCGCCTTCCTTTCGAGCTGTCCTTCTTCCAGGATGCACCGGCATCCCAGGATGTCCCTTCCCAGCTGACAGCAAAGACCACATCCCATCCTCCAATCATCCAGGAAAGCACAACTACCATTCAACACCAGCAACGTACCCTCAACAGCAGCAACAATCCCCAACAACATCGCATCCTCCCTGGCAACACCACCCACCAGCAGCACCGTATTCTACCTGCCAACCCACACCACATCACCAACAACAACGAAGACCCAATCATCCAGGCCAAGAGAGCAGTGCTTCAGCATCGTCATCACGATCATCTGGCATTGACCAAGAGCAGTCAGGATAATTGCACTAATGCCAGGAAGGGATCAAGAGATGGCATTGGTATGGGGGTCAGTACCGGTGTTGGTATGGTGGAGGATGGGGATGGTCATAGCACTAGGGAAGAGTTTCACAACCTCCTGATTTCGATGTATAAATCTGAG AGGTCATCAGGTACAGACAATGGCCCAATAGTATCCAAATCAACTACGCCCATCTCTCCTACCGCCATCACCACTAACACCACCAATGCTATCACGACTGGCTTCCAAGAGTCGCCACGCCCGGCAACCTCCACCGGCATGGTTCCAGACGTGGAACAGATGAAGAGGATGATGGTGAAGCAGAAGGCCAGAGAGATGGCAGAGAGTGCCCAGAGGGCGCTAGTCAGGGACCGGGAGGTGGAGAACCTGAAGCAGGAGCTAGAAGCTATCAAGAAGACATTGGAGATCAGCAGAGAGGATAGGCTCATTGAGGTAAGGATCCTGCAATACGAGGTGGATTGGTTTCTATATAAAGTGGAAGGTGGGGGTAAAGGCAATGACTGCGAGGGTGGGGAAAAGAGACCAGCCCTGTCCATGAGGACAAAACTGCATTCAGTACTTTGA
- the LOC129253562 gene encoding uncharacterized protein LOC129253562, giving the protein MVPEHDDDGQDPVKQELVFQHSSLEDLSPMNDLGLEVIDLETGSELKVEQDKDSERKLEDIADDEKRLKSNFHLQGKDGEQMSNEIDLKVKGDQGKRGSENKVDLHGQRRRSRTLIEADNQGYNDTANDVQNEEKRQLGEGSVVKGQSSRLRSGSRSKSQDTDDEADKLMRSIDGREDTSPQNKHGNPSPRRDEQSIDKREMIRKRNSELAVMAKRLEEKAKEMKNRPTTQWKCSFMVVMTTCDGCAPQ; this is encoded by the exons ATGGTG CctgaacatgatgatgatggacaGGACCCTGTAAAACAAGAGTTGGTCTTCCAACATTCAAGTCTTGAGGACTTGTCTCCAATGAATGACCTGGGTCTTGAGGTAATTGACCTTGAAACTGGAAGTGAGTTGAAAGTTGAGCAGGACAAAGATTCAGAAAGAAAGTTGGAGGATATTGCTGATGATGAGAAGAGGTTAAAGTCCAACTTTCATCTGCAAGGGAAGGATGGAGAACAAATGTCAAATGAGATTGAcctaaaggtcaaaggtgatCAAGGAAAGAGAGGATCAGAGAATAAAGTTGACCTTCATGGGCAGAGAAGAAGGTCAAGGACATTGATAGAAGCTGACAATCAAGGATACAATGATACTGCCAATGATGTTCAGAATGAAGAAAAGAGACAGCTGGGTGAAGGTTCAGTGGTCAAAGGTCAGAGTTCAAGATTGAGAAGTGGTTCCAGGTCAAAGTCACAAGATACAGATGATGAAGCAGATAAACTTATGAGAAGCATTGATGGAAGGGAGGACACATCTCCTCAAAATAAG CATGGGAATCCGTCACCACGAAGAGACGAGCAATCTATAGATAAAAGAGAGATGATTAGAAAGAGGAACTCAGAGCTTGCTGTCATGGCTAAGAGGCTGGAGGAAAAGGctaaagaaatgaagaatagACCAACAACACAATGGAAG TGCTCTTTCATGGTTGTCATGACAACATGTGATGGCTGTGCTCCACAATAG
- the LOC129275689 gene encoding probable serine/threonine-protein kinase dyrk2 — protein sequence MSSPLRKSAFRAPPSRSNGERNSPATSMERAPKASASSVSGTAKKITGGGKGTIQTEVLKRRLERLKQNSNPQIQNGAKPKSGMPTVAYTSGSNSRVDSPQSTPTPVNTSTPQFVRRMSENDPRRNLIKSGISTKRKASFPQSSPRSFNIVPSPLAATATKATTTSKNPNSEANSSVSQNSTRRGNSIKQQANTAVSKKTRPQSSSPKTSIGSSKMDKRTSKATPHDSDISRTSTPDRMIRVISCESTDEGHIPSTRKDSSLPGQNPSQREDRRGGPNGDGLSLDRKNSANTLDGIRGTKSDAKHSYMSNGYDEDSTNVELELRSLKSESDSSVVSERTRRKKNNKKNADSEKRKDIESSSSQSKKVHQKQHQVRIRLFVFINEI from the coding sequence ATGTCTTCACCTCTACGGAAATCAGCCTTTAGGGCTCCACCCAGCAGATCCAATGGTGAAAGAAATTCTCCAGCAACATCTATGGAGAGGGCACCAAAGGCAAGTGCTTCCAGTGTCAGTGGGACAGCTAAGAAAATTACAGGAGGTGGAAAAGGAACTATTCAGACAGAAGTCCTCAAGCGACGTCTTGAGCGATTGAAACAAAACTCTAACCCTCAGATTCAGAATGGTGCTAAGCCCAAAAGTGGAATGCCAACTGTGGCATATACTAGTGGTAGTAACAGCAGGGTTGACTCACCACAGTCTACACCTACACCAGTAAACACTAGTACTCCTCAGTTTGTACGTAGAATGAGTGAGAATGACCCAAGAAGGAACTTGATCAAAAGCGGAATCTCGACAAAACGAAAGGCTAGTTTTCCACAATCCTCTCCAAGGTCATTCAATATTGTTCCTTCTCCACTTGCAGCTACAGCTACAAAAGCTACAACAACTTCAAAAAATCCAAACAGTGAGGCAAATAGTAGTGTCAGTCAAAATTCCACTCGAAGAGGAAACAGTATTAAACAACAAGCTAACACTGCTGTGAGCAAGAAGACAAGACCTCAATCTTCATCACCCAAAACCAGTATTGGCTCCTCAAAAATGGACAAAAGAACTTCAAAGGCAACTCCTCATGACAGTGACATAAGTCGGACCTCTACCCCAGATCGGATGATTCGGGTCATATCTTGTGAAAGTACTGATGAAGGACATATACCTTCTACCCGAAAAGACTCTTCGCTTCCAGGACAAAACCCCTCCCAAAGGGAAGACCGAAGAGGTGGTCCCAATGGGGATGGGTTGTCATTGGATAGGAAGAACAGTGCAAACACTCTGGATGGTATCAGAGGAACCAAATCTGATGCAAAGCATTCATACATGAGCAATGGTTATGATGAAGACAGCACAAATGTAGAGCTTGAATTGAGAAGTTTGAAGTCAGAAAGTGATAGCAGTGTAGTTAGCGAAAGAACACGTAGGAAGAAGAATAACAAAAAGAATGCTGACTCTGAAAAAAGAAAGGACATTGAGAGTTCTAGCAGTCAGAGCAAGAAAGTCCATCAAAAGCAACATCAGGTGAGAATtagactttttgtttttattaatgaaatataa